One region of Osmia lignaria lignaria isolate PbOS001 chromosome 7, iyOsmLign1, whole genome shotgun sequence genomic DNA includes:
- the LOC143305438 gene encoding uncharacterized protein LOC143305438 produces the protein MSDHEMEVVNTDENKEDIENIQEKKEEEKQKEDGKNGQEDGKNRQEEKEKPLSSSKIKKLLKKMVYGGGGGRRGKWGGRRGGRGWRGGGGRGRGGGRGWGGGRGRGSGTGGRNVIVNYY, from the exons atgtcagaccacgag ATGGAAGTTGTGAACACAGACGAGAACAAAGAAGACATAGAAAATATacaggaaaagaaagaggaggagaagcagaaagaagatggaaaaaacggacaagaagatggaaaaaacagacaagaagagaaagagaagccgCTGTCGTCGTCGAAA attaaaaaattactgaaGAAAATGGTAtatggcggtggcggtggccgTCGAGGAAAATGGGGCGGCCGCCGTGGAGGAAGGGGATGGcgtggcggcggcggcagggGACGGGGCGGCGGCAGAGGATGGGGCGGCGGCAGAGGACGGGGCAGCGGCACAGGAGGGCGCAATGTTATTGTCAATTATTATTGa